The window CCCCGGCCATTCGGCGACGGGAGATCTCCGCCCCCCGACGACGCAACGGGGTTTCGACAAAGCGATAGTTCAGTTCGCTGCACACCACCATGATCAACAACGACGTGAGCGCGAGCTCAAGCGTGTATCCCGGGCCTAGCGTCGTGCCACTGGCAGCAGCAACGCGAGTCCAGATTTCGGTACTCAGGTGATACGCGAAGATATGCACGACGTACAACGCGTAGGAACGTGAGCCCAGCCATTCGAACAGTCCACGCAACAGCGCCGGGCAATAGATATAGCCCTTCTGATAACTGGCCAGCCACACCGTGATCGCGGTTGTCATCGCCACCAGCCCAAATGCGATCGGCACATTGATCATTTGACCGGAGATAGCGCCCAGCATGTACAGCAGGAACAACGTGATCCCCAGACGCTTGAGCAGGCTACCGCCGAGCGCGACCGGTTCAATCTCCTTGTACAGCGAGGTGCGCGAAAACAGACAGAGCACGATCCCCCACATCATGGCGTCCATACGGAACGAGAACAGCAGAGGCGCTGGCGGCGCACCGAAACCGTTTCGATCAAAGCCGAACTGCAGGGCAATCAGCGCCAGCAAGATGATCAGCCGCCAGCGCGTCGACGTCACCAACAGCAGAAACAACGGAAATATGAAGTAGAACTGCTCTTCCAGCGCCAGGCTCCAGTACACCGAGTTAGGTCCCAGAAGCGTGCCGTGCAGGTTCGCCAGGTTGCCGGTGAATGTGGCGACCGCGGTAAAACTGCGCAGATTGTCGAACCAGGACTGAAAGGCGTTCGACTGGTTGAAAAATATCGAGAAAACCAGCGGTATCAGCACCCACAGCCAGGCTGTCGGCAGAAGACGATAGGCGCGTCTGATCCAGAACGAGGTGGCGGCAAGGCCGAACCGGTTCTGCTCACGATTTTTGTCGAAGTAATCGAGGTAAGCCTTGCTGAC of the Pseudomonas sp. Seg1 genome contains:
- a CDS encoding acyltransferase; the protein is MSSIKNKEIEYLRGAAIVMTIFTHLPQLLPFYDMYILKVFSIYSPWTGVDLFFCISGYVVSKAYLDYFDKNREQNRFGLAATSFWIRRAYRLLPTAWLWVLIPLVFSIFFNQSNAFQSWFDNLRSFTAVATFTGNLANLHGTLLGPNSVYWSLALEEQFYFIFPLFLLLVTSTRWRLIILLALIALQFGFDRNGFGAPPAPLLFSFRMDAMMWGIVLCLFSRTSLYKEIEPVALGGSLLKRLGITLFLLYMLGAISGQMINVPIAFGLVAMTTAITVWLASYQKGYIYCPALLRGLFEWLGSRSYALYVVHIFAYHLSTEIWTRVAAASGTTLGPGYTLELALTSLLIMVVCSELNYRFVETPLRRRGAEISRRRMAGVASPESARQEVPAQVPSRTTELS